A region of Curvibacter sp. AEP1-3 DNA encodes the following proteins:
- a CDS encoding antibiotic biosynthesis monooxygenase, giving the protein MSQSNEETQVDEPVTVIIRRRVKTGAETAYEAWLQALQTDARQLPGYLGVTTQRPAPGGSREYVSAVRFDSLANLQAFERSDLRHEHLAQLGDWVEGDAAWESMTGLEFWFSPPPGTVVPQPSRPRMALVMVAMVFALVLVIGSAVNAVFAQLPFETPYPLRLLVTIAIEVVLMTWWLMPLVTRRLSRWIYPQRHTT; this is encoded by the coding sequence ATGAGCCAATCAAACGAAGAGACGCAGGTCGACGAGCCGGTGACTGTCATAATCCGGCGCCGGGTCAAAACCGGCGCTGAGACCGCCTACGAAGCCTGGTTGCAAGCCCTCCAAACCGATGCGCGTCAGTTGCCGGGTTACTTGGGCGTGACCACACAAAGACCAGCGCCCGGTGGCTCACGCGAGTACGTGAGCGCGGTGCGCTTCGACTCGCTGGCGAATCTACAGGCCTTTGAGCGCAGCGATCTGCGGCACGAGCACCTGGCGCAGCTGGGCGATTGGGTCGAGGGCGACGCCGCCTGGGAGTCGATGACCGGGCTGGAGTTCTGGTTCTCGCCACCGCCTGGCACGGTGGTGCCCCAGCCCTCGCGCCCGCGCATGGCGTTGGTGATGGTGGCGATGGTGTTCGCCCTAGTGCTGGTGATCGGCAGCGCGGTCAACGCGGTATTCGCGCAACTGCCGTTTGAAACGCCGTACCCGCTGCGGCTGCTGGTGACCATCGCCATCGAGGTGGTGCTGATGACTTGGTGGCTGATGCCGCTGGTCACGCGCCGGTTGTCGCGCTGGATTTACCCGCAGCGACACACAACATAA